A stretch of DNA from Gammaproteobacteria bacterium:
GGTCGTCACGCCCACTTGGGTGAAACTCAGCCCGAAATCGCGCATGAGCCAGGGAAACAGCGGCGGGATCATGAAATGGAAGAAATGCGAAACCCCGTGACCAAAGCCGACAAGGGCGATGACTTCCAACTCGCGGCGCGGGGCCGATGTGGCGATAGCACTCATATAAAAACCGTCGATAATAGGTTGGTAACAACAGACATTCTTACGATTCTCCCGTGAAGCGCCTCACTGTATCATCGCCTGCGCTCATGACCGAACCTTACACAACACCGCAAACCGTCCGCGATTGGATTCTGTGGGCCGAAGCCGAGATGGATGCCGCCGGCGTTTATTTCGGCCACGGCACCGACAACGCGTTGGACGAAGCCGCGTGGCTGGTCGGCGGCGCGCTCAAGCTGGCGCCGGACGACATCGAGCCGAACCTGGATCACGCCGTCAACGCCGACCAACAAAACGCCGTGCGTGCGCTGGTTGCGCAGCGCATCCATACGCGCAAGCCGGCGGCGTATCTGTTGCACGAAGCCTGGTTCGCCGGCTTGAAGTTCTACGTCGATGAACGCGTGATCGTGCCGCGCTCGCTTACCGGTGAATTTATACAAGAGCAATTCGCCCCGTGGATCGACACGGCGCGCGTGCGGCGTGTGCTCGATCTGTGTACCGGCAGCGGCTGCATGGCGATCGCCTGCGCTTACGCTTTTACCAATGCGCGGGTCGACGCCGCTGATATTTCCGAAGATGCTCTCGCGGTCGCGCGCATCAACGTCGAGCAGCATGGGTTGCGCGAACGCGTGCGCTTGCTACGTTCCGATTTATTCTCGGCACTAACGCACGAACGCTACGATGTGATCGTGACGAATCCGCCGTATGTAGCGCTGGCGGAGATGGACACGTTGCCCGATGAGTATCAGCACGAGCCCGAGCTCGCGCTCGCCTCCGGCACCCAAGGGCTCGACGACATCGTCAACATTCTTGGCGGTGCCGCGGCCCACCTAGAACCGGACGGCATCTTGATCGCCGAAGTCGGTAATTCACACGAGGCGCTGCAAGCGGCGTTCCCTGAGGTTCCTTTCTTGTGGCTCACGACCAGCGGCGGCGATGAGAGCGTATTTTTGTTGACCGCCGAGCAACTCGTACAGTTTCAAAAATCCTTCATGTATCTATGGACTCCACCCGATT
This window harbors:
- the prmB gene encoding 50S ribosomal protein L3 N(5)-glutamine methyltransferase → MTEPYTTPQTVRDWILWAEAEMDAAGVYFGHGTDNALDEAAWLVGGALKLAPDDIEPNLDHAVNADQQNAVRALVAQRIHTRKPAAYLLHEAWFAGLKFYVDERVIVPRSLTGEFIQEQFAPWIDTARVRRVLDLCTGSGCMAIACAYAFTNARVDAADISEDALAVARINVEQHGLRERVRLLRSDLFSALTHERYDVIVTNPPYVALAEMDTLPDEYQHEPELALASGTQGLDDIVNILGGAAAHLEPDGILIAEVGNSHEALQAAFPEVPFLWLTTSGGDESVFLLTAEQLVQFQKSFMYLWTPPDLQEED